One Sanguibacter sp. HDW7 DNA window includes the following coding sequences:
- a CDS encoding dihydrodipicolinate synthase family protein has protein sequence MDGTRTTPACLPSLRGLVAHLPTPVRDDRVDLAALGRLVDRAVAAGVDGLGVLGSTGAAMHLDRDERSTVVHRAVEHASGTPIVAGVSALRTSAARTHADDAQQAGAAAVLLAPVGYVPLSDDEVLGLFSDVLAGLDVPLIVYDNPVTTRVDMSNGLLSELAALPGVGGVKTPGPGPDPDVARARVAGLRAGLRAALPAGVTLGFSGDPSGPAGLAAGADAWHSTLAGALPGPLVALARAARAGGAVDDEHLAPLWEAVRRYSGVRVAATVVELRGLAEGPSLPRPLLPLTGAARREVAHALAALGQR, from the coding sequence ATGGACGGAACTCGGACAACCCCCGCATGCCTCCCGAGCCTCCGCGGGCTCGTCGCGCACCTGCCGACGCCCGTGCGCGACGACCGGGTCGACCTCGCGGCGCTCGGCCGGCTCGTCGACCGCGCCGTGGCTGCGGGCGTCGACGGTCTCGGCGTCCTCGGCTCGACGGGCGCGGCCATGCACCTCGACCGGGACGAGCGGAGCACCGTCGTGCACCGAGCGGTGGAGCACGCGTCGGGCACGCCCATCGTCGCGGGCGTCTCCGCGCTGCGCACGTCCGCCGCACGGACACACGCGGACGACGCGCAGCAGGCCGGCGCTGCCGCGGTGCTGCTCGCCCCCGTCGGCTATGTGCCGCTCAGCGACGACGAGGTGCTCGGGCTCTTCTCCGACGTGCTCGCGGGGCTCGACGTCCCGCTCATCGTCTACGACAACCCGGTGACGACGCGGGTCGACATGTCGAACGGGCTGCTGAGCGAGCTCGCAGCGCTGCCGGGGGTGGGTGGGGTCAAGACGCCCGGCCCCGGACCTGATCCGGACGTGGCTCGTGCGCGCGTCGCCGGGCTGCGCGCCGGGCTGCGCGCCGCGCTCCCCGCAGGCGTGACGCTCGGGTTCTCGGGGGACCCGTCGGGGCCCGCCGGGCTCGCCGCGGGCGCGGACGCGTGGCACTCGACGCTCGCGGGGGCGCTGCCCGGGCCGCTCGTCGCGCTCGCACGAGCGGCGCGCGCAGGCGGCGCCGTCGACGACGAGCACCTTGCGCCGCTCTGGGAGGCTGTCCGGCGATACTCGGGCGTGCGCGTCGCGGCGACCGTCGTCGAGCTTCGCGGGCTTGCCGAGGGGCCGTCGCTGCCGCGTCCGCTCCTGCCGCTCACGGGAGCGGCGCGCCGCGAGGTCGCACACGCCCTCGCGGCGCTCGGTCAGCGCTGA
- a CDS encoding acetyl-CoA C-acetyltransferase produces the protein MTVSPTPSTPRDAYVLGGNRIPFGKVGGAYARSSNQDMLTAALDGLVARYGLQGERLGEVVGGAVLKHSKDFNLVREATLGTALDPRTPAFDLQQACATGLEAVVTVSNKIRLGQVESGIAGGVDSTSDAPIAVSPGLRRALLAAAHAKDLPTRLKAFAKIRPGDLAPDAPRTDEPRTGLSMGEHQAVTTARWSITREAQDEIALRSHHNLAASYERGFQDDLVTPYRGLVRDQILRPDTSAEKLGKLSPVFGKRLDHMPTMTAGNSTPLSDGASAVLLGSADWAAARNLPLLARIVDAETAAVDFVHGHEGLLMAPVHAVARLLARQGLTLGGLDLVEIHEAFASVVLTTQAAWADDEYCRTELGLPGALGTIDPDKVNVNGSSLAAGHPFAATGGRIVAQTAKQLAELQAANPEAGPFRALVSVCAAGGLGVAAILESVPATTEGDAR, from the coding sequence ATGACCGTGTCACCCACCCCCAGCACACCCCGCGACGCCTATGTCCTCGGCGGCAACCGCATCCCCTTCGGCAAGGTCGGCGGTGCCTACGCCCGCTCCTCCAACCAGGACATGCTCACCGCCGCGCTCGACGGGCTCGTCGCCCGCTACGGGCTCCAGGGCGAGCGCCTCGGCGAGGTCGTCGGCGGCGCAGTCCTCAAGCACTCCAAGGACTTCAACCTCGTCCGCGAGGCCACCCTCGGCACGGCGCTCGACCCGCGCACCCCCGCGTTCGACCTTCAGCAGGCATGCGCGACGGGCCTCGAGGCCGTCGTCACCGTCTCCAACAAGATCCGCCTCGGCCAGGTCGAGTCCGGCATCGCCGGCGGCGTCGACTCGACGTCCGACGCCCCCATCGCCGTCTCCCCCGGCCTGCGCCGCGCGCTCCTCGCCGCCGCCCACGCCAAGGACCTCCCCACCCGCCTCAAGGCCTTCGCGAAGATCCGCCCCGGCGACCTCGCACCCGACGCCCCGCGCACCGACGAGCCCCGCACCGGCCTGTCGATGGGCGAGCACCAGGCCGTGACGACCGCCCGCTGGAGCATCACGCGCGAGGCCCAGGACGAGATCGCCCTCCGCTCGCACCACAACCTCGCCGCCTCCTACGAGCGCGGCTTCCAGGACGACCTCGTCACCCCCTACCGCGGTCTCGTCCGCGACCAGATCCTGCGCCCCGACACCTCCGCGGAGAAGCTCGGCAAGCTCAGCCCCGTCTTCGGCAAGCGCCTCGACCACATGCCGACGATGACCGCCGGCAACTCGACGCCCCTGTCCGACGGCGCGTCCGCCGTCCTCCTCGGCTCCGCCGACTGGGCAGCCGCACGCAACCTGCCGCTCCTCGCGCGCATCGTCGACGCGGAGACCGCCGCGGTCGACTTCGTCCACGGCCACGAGGGCCTGCTCATGGCCCCCGTCCACGCCGTCGCGCGCCTCCTCGCCCGCCAGGGCCTCACGCTCGGCGGCCTCGACCTCGTCGAGATCCACGAGGCCTTCGCGAGCGTCGTCCTCACGACCCAGGCCGCGTGGGCCGACGACGAGTACTGCCGCACCGAGCTCGGCCTGCCCGGCGCGCTCGGCACGATCGACCCCGACAAGGTCAACGTCAACGGATCCTCGCTCGCCGCGGGCCACCCCTTCGCCGCGACGGGCGGACGCATCGTCGCCCAGACAGCCAAGCAGCTCGCCGAGCTCCAGGCCGCGAACCCCGAGGCCGGCCCGTTCCGCGCGCTCGTGTCCGTGTGCGCCGCAGGCGGGCTCGGCGTCGCCGCGATCCTCGAGTCCGTCCCCGCCACCACCGAGGGAGACGCGCGATGA
- a CDS encoding Fic family protein, whose product MQSADDALEVPAVGSEPDYWVADSDGMTSRRAMAAASGPYERAVTPEIAALRLAIPADLVADLEEAAAALASFDRHAAAALGPESPTLGPMSSILLHTESSSSSQIENLTVSARQLALAQIDESTSVNARVVAANVATMEAALRLADHLDAAAICEMHRVLLSAQPGGEEHAGLFREQLVWVGTSAVSPRGAVHVAPHHERVPAAIDDLVAFMARDDLPVVAQTAIAHAQFETIHPFVDGNGRTGRALIHATMHAKGLVTRTTAPLSAGLLTDTSAYTDALTAYRTGDARPIVEQLVRAALFAASSGSRLVDDLAAQVAEGREALAATGLRSQAGAWKVLPVLVAQPVLNSRFLQERLGMNQVGAQRALDQLVAAGLLVERTGQRRNRVWEHGGIVTVLDAYAAGLRRR is encoded by the coding sequence ATGCAGTCAGCTGACGACGCGCTCGAGGTGCCCGCGGTCGGCAGCGAGCCCGACTACTGGGTCGCCGACAGCGACGGCATGACCTCCCGACGCGCCATGGCGGCCGCGTCGGGACCCTACGAGCGCGCCGTCACCCCTGAGATCGCCGCGCTGCGGCTCGCCATCCCGGCCGACCTCGTCGCGGACCTCGAGGAAGCCGCCGCCGCGCTCGCGTCCTTCGACCGGCACGCCGCCGCGGCGCTCGGCCCCGAGAGCCCGACGCTCGGACCCATGAGCTCGATCCTCCTCCACACGGAGTCGTCGTCCTCCTCCCAGATCGAGAACCTCACGGTCTCCGCGCGCCAGCTCGCCCTCGCCCAGATCGACGAGTCGACGTCCGTCAACGCGCGCGTCGTCGCGGCCAACGTCGCGACGATGGAGGCCGCGCTGCGCCTCGCCGACCACCTCGACGCTGCCGCGATCTGCGAGATGCACCGCGTCCTCCTCAGTGCGCAACCCGGTGGGGAGGAGCACGCCGGCCTCTTCCGCGAGCAGCTCGTGTGGGTCGGCACGAGCGCCGTCTCACCGCGCGGCGCGGTGCACGTCGCACCCCACCACGAGCGCGTCCCCGCCGCGATCGACGACCTCGTCGCCTTCATGGCGCGCGACGACCTTCCCGTCGTCGCGCAGACCGCGATCGCCCACGCGCAGTTCGAGACGATCCATCCGTTCGTCGACGGCAACGGGCGTACCGGCCGGGCACTCATCCACGCGACCATGCACGCCAAGGGCCTCGTGACCCGTACGACCGCCCCCCTGTCGGCGGGCCTGCTCACGGACACCAGCGCGTACACCGACGCGCTCACCGCCTATCGCACGGGTGACGCGCGGCCGATCGTCGAGCAGCTCGTGCGTGCAGCGCTCTTCGCCGCGAGCTCCGGGTCGCGGCTCGTCGACGACCTGGCCGCACAGGTCGCCGAGGGGCGCGAGGCGCTCGCCGCCACGGGGCTCCGCTCCCAGGCCGGAGCATGGAAGGTCCTGCCCGTGCTCGTGGCGCAACCCGTGCTCAACAGCAGATTCCTCCAGGAACGGCTCGGCATGAACCAGGTCGGCGCGCAGCGCGCGCTCGACCAGCTCGTCGCCGCAGGCCTGCTCGTCGAGCGCACCGGGCAGCGCCGCAACCGGGTGTGGGAGCACGGCGGGATCGTCACGGTCCTCGACGCGTACGCGGCGGGGCTCCGCAGGCGGTAG
- a CDS encoding acyl-CoA dehydrogenase, which yields MTATAAPRPSTHLADDAVLDAAALTPQLLGRWGHLRTFTREILKDERFHKIEGISKEEHRERVLGQLKALVTEGKVLRAFPSRLGGGDEHGGSLAAFEELVVGDPSMQIKAGVQWGLFASAILHLGTPDQQDRLLPDAMTLATPGAFAMTEIGHGSDVASIATTATYDPETQEFVIHTPFRAAWKDYLGNAALHGQAAVVFAQLVTKGVGHGVHAFYVPVRERLADGSAGPLLPGIQSEDDGQKGGLNGIDNGRFAFDHVRVPRTDLLARYGYVAEDGTYSSPIESPGRRFFTMLGSLVQGRVSLDGAAVNAQKIALAIAVRYATERRQFPGAGGEETVLLDYGEHQRRLVPLVARTYAGLFAHAELLELFDDVFSGRNDTDASREDLETLAATLKPTSTWTALSTVQTCREACGGAGFMAENRMTGLHADLDVYVTFEGDNTVLLQLVGKRLLADYAKRFKGIDAAGMARVAAERAADTVWYATPFGRALQKISDSGQAARKVAHLRGEDAQRALLTDRVETMVEEVADRLRPAQKLPDDKAAALFNQHQHDLIEAAKAHADLVQWEAFTRAVAQVTDEGNRTILTWLRDLYGLAVIEENLAWYLMHGRLTGERARMVSSYMTRLVGRLRPHVLGLTEAWGYGPEHLRAPIATGAEKLRQDEAIAYFKAQRASGDAPISEKALKRHAKKR from the coding sequence ATGACCGCGACAGCAGCACCCCGACCCTCGACGCACCTGGCCGACGACGCCGTGCTCGACGCAGCAGCCCTCACGCCCCAGCTCCTCGGGCGATGGGGCCACCTGCGGACGTTCACGCGCGAGATCCTCAAGGACGAGCGCTTCCACAAGATCGAGGGCATCTCCAAGGAGGAGCACCGCGAGCGCGTCCTCGGGCAGCTCAAGGCCCTCGTCACCGAGGGCAAGGTGCTGCGCGCCTTCCCGTCGCGCCTCGGCGGCGGGGACGAGCACGGCGGCTCGCTCGCCGCGTTCGAGGAGCTCGTCGTGGGCGACCCGTCCATGCAGATCAAGGCAGGCGTCCAGTGGGGGCTCTTCGCGTCCGCGATCCTCCACCTCGGCACCCCGGATCAGCAGGACCGCCTCCTGCCCGACGCGATGACCCTCGCGACGCCCGGCGCGTTCGCGATGACGGAGATCGGCCACGGCTCGGACGTCGCCTCGATCGCGACGACCGCGACCTACGACCCCGAGACGCAGGAGTTCGTCATCCACACGCCGTTCCGTGCGGCGTGGAAGGACTATCTCGGCAACGCCGCTCTCCACGGGCAGGCCGCGGTCGTCTTCGCGCAGCTCGTGACGAAGGGCGTGGGCCACGGCGTCCACGCGTTCTACGTGCCCGTCCGCGAGCGGCTCGCCGACGGCTCTGCCGGCCCGCTGCTGCCCGGCATCCAGAGCGAGGACGACGGTCAGAAGGGCGGCCTCAACGGCATCGACAACGGCCGCTTCGCGTTCGACCACGTGCGCGTCCCGCGCACGGACCTCCTCGCGCGGTACGGCTACGTCGCCGAGGACGGCACGTACTCCTCGCCCATCGAGAGCCCCGGGCGCCGCTTCTTCACGATGCTCGGCTCGCTCGTCCAGGGCCGCGTCTCGCTCGACGGCGCGGCCGTCAACGCGCAGAAGATCGCGCTCGCGATCGCGGTGCGCTACGCGACCGAGCGCCGCCAGTTTCCGGGCGCGGGCGGCGAGGAGACGGTCCTGCTCGACTACGGCGAGCACCAGCGTCGCCTCGTGCCGCTCGTCGCGCGCACGTACGCGGGGCTCTTCGCGCACGCCGAGCTCCTCGAGCTGTTCGACGACGTCTTCTCGGGACGCAACGACACCGACGCGTCGCGCGAGGACCTCGAGACGCTCGCGGCGACGCTCAAGCCGACCTCGACGTGGACCGCGCTCTCGACGGTCCAGACGTGCCGCGAGGCGTGCGGCGGCGCGGGATTCATGGCCGAGAACCGCATGACGGGCCTGCACGCCGACCTCGACGTCTACGTGACGTTCGAGGGCGACAACACCGTCCTGCTGCAGCTCGTCGGCAAGCGTCTGCTTGCCGACTACGCGAAGAGGTTCAAGGGCATCGACGCTGCGGGCATGGCGCGCGTCGCCGCCGAGCGCGCCGCGGACACCGTCTGGTACGCGACCCCGTTCGGCCGTGCGCTGCAGAAGATCTCCGACTCCGGTCAGGCTGCGCGCAAGGTCGCGCACCTGCGCGGCGAGGACGCGCAGCGTGCCCTGCTCACCGATCGCGTCGAGACGATGGTCGAGGAGGTCGCCGACCGGCTGCGTCCCGCGCAGAAGCTTCCCGACGACAAGGCAGCGGCGCTCTTCAACCAGCACCAGCACGACCTCATCGAGGCCGCGAAGGCGCACGCCGACCTCGTGCAGTGGGAGGCGTTCACGCGTGCGGTCGCCCAGGTGACCGACGAGGGCAACCGCACGATCCTCACGTGGCTGCGCGACCTCTACGGCCTGGCGGTCATCGAGGAGAACCTCGCCTGGTACCTCATGCACGGCCGCCTCACGGGCGAGCGCGCGCGCATGGTGTCGTCGTACATGACGCGCCTCGTCGGACGCCTGCGCCCGCACGTCCTCGGCCTCACCGAGGCCTGGGGCTACGGGCCCGAGCACCTGCGTGCGCCCATCGCGACGGGCGCCGAGAAGCTCCGTCAGGACGAGGCGATCGCCTACTTCAAGGCTCAGCGGGCGTCGGGGGACGCGCCCATCAGCGAGAAGGCGCTCAAGCGCCACGCGAAGAAGCGCTGA
- a CDS encoding TetR/AcrR family transcriptional regulator, with amino-acid sequence MSPITSGRGTDATQDDGGTAVRRRTSAATTPRPTTLSSPTESVDGRSTRWDTHREARRLELTHAARRMVHRRGPDVSMDDIAADLGTSKSILYRYFTDKVGLQNAVGEAVVGAIGASLRAAVENAPTPRAALHGMIDAYLAMIEHSPSVYYFVTRNTAIANAVAVPAQGDAARSAPLSSFLGSITAVVAEPFAQAVGSDDQLDVEAWAAGAVGFISGTGEWWLARLGEPGTPDREHIATRITAWLWAGPIGLLARERQRATDTENDTEG; translated from the coding sequence GTGAGTCCGATCACATCGGGACGTGGCACCGACGCCACCCAGGACGACGGCGGCACCGCCGTCCGTCGTCGCACCTCCGCGGCCACGACGCCGCGTCCCACCACCCTCTCGTCCCCGACGGAGTCCGTCGACGGGAGGTCCACCCGGTGGGACACCCACCGCGAGGCCCGACGCCTCGAGCTCACGCACGCCGCCCGCCGCATGGTCCACCGCCGCGGCCCCGACGTCTCCATGGACGACATCGCGGCGGACCTCGGCACCTCGAAGTCCATCCTCTACCGCTACTTCACCGACAAGGTCGGCCTCCAGAACGCGGTCGGCGAGGCCGTCGTCGGCGCGATCGGCGCGAGCCTGCGCGCCGCCGTCGAGAACGCCCCGACACCCCGCGCCGCGCTCCACGGCATGATCGACGCCTACCTCGCGATGATCGAGCACTCGCCGAGCGTCTACTACTTCGTCACCCGCAACACCGCGATCGCCAACGCCGTCGCCGTCCCCGCCCAGGGCGACGCGGCCCGGTCCGCCCCGCTGTCGTCGTTCCTCGGCTCCATCACGGCGGTCGTCGCGGAACCCTTCGCGCAGGCCGTCGGAAGCGACGACCAGCTCGACGTCGAGGCCTGGGCCGCGGGTGCCGTCGGCTTCATCTCCGGCACCGGCGAGTGGTGGCTCGCCCGCCTCGGCGAGCCTGGCACGCCCGACCGCGAGCACATCGCCACCCGCATCACCGCCTGGCTGTGGGCCGGCCCCATCGGCCTGCTCGCACGCGAGCGCCAGCGCGCCACCGACACCGAGAACGACACCGAGGGCTGA